From the Candidatus Latescibacter sp. genome, one window contains:
- the kdsB gene encoding 3-deoxy-manno-octulosonate cytidylyltransferase encodes METAVAIIPARYGSTRLPGKALIDIEGKPLIRRVYERVSGASLVSRVVVATDDPRIARAITSFGGEAVMTSPEHKTGTDRAAEAALKTGGEIIVNVQGDEPLIDPLVIDRVIEKLREDAGISCSTAASPITDEAVYRDPNAVKVALDLQGRALYFSRSPLPFYRDGVFGGAYLHAGIYCFRREFLAIFTTLEPTPLEQAEKLEQLRMLEHGYSIGVVITGHVSIGVDTPEDLELVRRMIRNENLG; translated from the coding sequence ATGGAAACAGCGGTTGCCATAATTCCCGCGCGGTACGGTTCCACCAGGCTGCCGGGAAAAGCGCTCATCGATATCGAGGGTAAGCCGCTCATTCGACGGGTGTATGAACGGGTATCCGGGGCGTCGCTGGTTTCACGGGTGGTTGTGGCGACCGATGATCCTCGGATTGCTCGCGCGATAACCTCTTTCGGCGGCGAGGCGGTGATGACCTCGCCGGAGCACAAAACCGGAACCGACCGTGCGGCTGAAGCGGCGCTGAAAACCGGCGGAGAAATCATTGTAAATGTCCAGGGAGACGAACCGCTCATCGATCCGCTTGTAATCGACCGGGTGATCGAAAAACTCCGGGAAGACGCCGGCATTTCCTGCTCGACTGCCGCATCCCCGATCACCGATGAAGCGGTTTACCGCGACCCGAACGCGGTGAAAGTGGCGCTGGACCTGCAGGGGAGGGCGCTCTATTTTTCACGGTCTCCGCTGCCGTTCTACCGTGACGGCGTTTTCGGCGGCGCATACCTGCATGCGGGGATTTACTGTTTCAGGCGGGAGTTTCTTGCCATTTTCACCACGCTTGAGCCAACTCCCCTCGAGCAGGCGGAAAAACTCGAACAGTTGCGCATGCTCGAGCACGGTTACTCCATCGGTGTAGTGATTACTGGTCATGTCTCCATCGGAGTCGATACCCCCGAGGATTTGGAGTTAGTGCGGAGAATGATACGGAATGAAAATTTGGGGTAA
- the larA gene encoding nickel-dependent lactate racemase codes for MKITLSYGKEGLPIEVPDRNLVKVLRMAENPVIANPEADVQKKIDAPTGCQPLSEMAAGKRSACIVISDITRPVPNRVILTPVLETLEKSGIPRDKITILVATGLHRPNEGEELVTLLGPDIPKAYRIVNHRGRDLASHEYLGETPLYNAPIYVDREFIKADLRIATGLIEPHFMAGYSGGRKAVFPGICAFESIKVLHGPEPMAHKKAVECVIEGNPVHSEALHVAKKVRVDFIVNVTLNERRQITGVFAGDLEEAHDEGVRFMSAQCRSEMDAPVDAVITSAAGFPLDLTFYQTVKGMTAAAGILRERGVVIIASRCAEGIGSPEFTRLILETESCEGFLADIRKPGVYTLDQWQLQKLCSVLEKHEVWLYSDGIDLETQKKLFVTPMESVEEGIARVKARFGENARIAVIPEGPYVYAALKK; via the coding sequence ATGAAGATCACTCTTTCCTACGGCAAAGAAGGATTACCCATAGAAGTCCCCGACCGGAATCTGGTAAAGGTTCTCCGGATGGCGGAAAATCCGGTTATAGCGAACCCTGAGGCCGATGTTCAGAAAAAGATCGACGCCCCCACCGGCTGTCAGCCGCTCAGCGAGATGGCGGCAGGAAAGCGCTCTGCCTGCATCGTGATAAGCGACATCACCCGTCCGGTACCCAACCGGGTTATTCTGACGCCGGTTCTGGAAACGCTGGAAAAATCCGGGATACCCCGTGATAAGATCACCATTCTGGTAGCCACCGGACTGCACCGTCCCAATGAAGGCGAGGAGCTGGTCACCCTGCTCGGGCCGGATATCCCGAAAGCATACCGGATTGTGAATCACCGTGGCCGCGATCTGGCTTCCCATGAATACCTTGGCGAAACCCCTCTGTACAACGCGCCGATCTATGTGGACCGTGAGTTTATCAAAGCCGATCTCCGCATTGCAACCGGACTGATCGAGCCGCACTTCATGGCCGGATATTCCGGGGGAAGGAAAGCGGTTTTCCCGGGAATCTGCGCCTTTGAGTCGATAAAAGTGCTTCATGGACCCGAACCGATGGCTCATAAAAAGGCGGTGGAATGTGTCATTGAAGGCAATCCGGTGCACAGTGAAGCGCTCCATGTGGCGAAAAAGGTGCGGGTGGATTTCATCGTGAATGTCACCCTGAACGAGCGCCGCCAGATCACCGGAGTGTTTGCCGGCGACCTGGAAGAAGCCCACGATGAGGGGGTCCGATTCATGAGCGCTCAGTGCCGGAGCGAAATGGATGCGCCGGTGGATGCGGTCATTACTTCTGCGGCCGGTTTCCCGCTTGACCTCACGTTCTACCAGACGGTAAAGGGTATGACAGCAGCGGCCGGGATACTGCGCGAGAGAGGCGTCGTCATCATCGCCTCACGGTGCGCGGAAGGCATCGGCAGCCCGGAATTTACCCGTCTCATCCTGGAAACCGAGAGCTGCGAAGGATTCCTTGCGGACATCCGTAAACCGGGAGTATATACTCTCGACCAGTGGCAGCTCCAGAAACTCTGTTCTGTCCTGGAAAAACACGAGGTATGGCTCTATTCGGACGGCATCGACCTTGAGACCCAGAAAAAGCTTTTTGTCACTCCGATGGAGAGTGTCGAGGAAGGTATCGCCCGTGTGAAAGCCCGATTCGGTGAGAACGCCCGGATCGCGGTTATCCCCGAAGGGCCTTATGTGTATGCGGCGTTGAAAAAATAA
- the rpmB gene encoding 50S ribosomal protein L28 — MSRQCEICGKKRMLGHNVSHANNKSVREFRPNLVTVRAKIGGRTQRVKLCTRCLRSGRIVKA, encoded by the coding sequence ATGTCGCGGCAATGTGAAATTTGTGGAAAAAAACGCATGCTCGGACACAATGTCAGTCATGCGAACAATAAATCGGTTCGCGAGTTCAGACCGAACCTGGTCACCGTGCGCGCCAAGATCGGCGGCAGAACCCAGCGGGTGAAATTGTGTACCCGCTGCCTGCGGAGCGGGCGGATCGTAAAGGCCTGA
- a CDS encoding lysophospholipid acyltransferase family protein, whose translation MNLASPKSLGKLAWFTVKAIGETLSIEENGCREDFYREGGRQVIFALWHGRLFFPMFCRRELGIYVLVSEHRDGQIITSSLDAAGFRTIRGSTTRGGARALVRLIELAGQGARIAFTPDGPRGPRWQFQPGAVYLAAKTGLPVVPITGSSSCAFYFKSWDSFQFPLPFSRGVLNIGEPYEVTGGLDAENLEFHRAELEKRLIALACEADRIVGAPEGR comes from the coding sequence ATGAATTTAGCTTCACCGAAATCCCTGGGGAAACTGGCCTGGTTCACCGTTAAAGCCATCGGGGAAACCCTCTCCATCGAAGAAAACGGCTGCCGTGAGGATTTCTACCGTGAGGGGGGCCGCCAGGTGATTTTTGCCCTTTGGCATGGAAGGCTGTTTTTCCCCATGTTCTGCCGCCGTGAACTGGGTATTTACGTGCTCGTGTCGGAGCACCGTGACGGCCAGATCATCACTTCCTCGCTGGATGCGGCCGGATTCAGAACCATCCGGGGATCAACCACCCGGGGAGGTGCGCGGGCGCTCGTCCGTCTTATCGAGCTGGCCGGGCAGGGCGCCAGGATCGCATTCACTCCCGATGGCCCGCGCGGTCCACGCTGGCAGTTCCAGCCGGGCGCCGTGTATCTGGCTGCGAAAACCGGGCTGCCGGTGGTGCCGATAACCGGGAGCTCAAGCTGTGCCTTTTATTTCAAAAGCTGGGACTCCTTTCAGTTCCCCTTACCGTTTTCCCGCGGAGTGCTCAACATCGGGGAGCCGTATGAGGTGACCGGCGGACTGGATGCGGAAAACCTGGAATTTCACCGCGCCGAGCTGGAAAAGAGGCTGATTGCCCTCGCCTGCGAAGCCGACCGTATTGTGGGAGCGCCGGAAGGCCGATGA
- a CDS encoding 3-deoxy-D-manno-octulosonic acid transferase — MSTLYTLVMTFALAVVYPLSLLLALFGKSSLRARLTPPQSLSGEGAPRVWIHAASVGEAGIAFSMAAEIRKKKQGSFICISTTTSTGLDRIRYLQKSNERMVDCSFLAPFDHPFIARRFIEKINPSTFILVETEIWPALIAAIQRRGVPVTIINGKLGPRSFRRYNLFRFAIQTLLSNISLVCVQSRSFARRFHWLGVPRERIEVLGNIKFDSMPDSSQFDCPSVRRNLGLPEKAEVFVAGSTRPGEEEILIRSFRTVLEHHPGAVMVLVPRHLNRVSDVEKILSGAGLSYARRSAGEKLDEGNRPVLLLDTMGELLSAFACADAAFVGGSLRDYGGHNPMEPAALGIPVLFGPYMEQTGAKELLSGGAAILVHDETELAEALDSILSDSEMSRRMAEAGPKVIRKFRGILARTYKAMESRGVL; from the coding sequence ATGAGTACTCTGTATACCCTGGTGATGACTTTCGCGCTGGCGGTGGTTTATCCCCTAAGCCTTCTTCTGGCGCTGTTTGGAAAGTCCTCGCTCCGTGCACGGCTTACTCCTCCTCAAAGCCTGTCCGGGGAAGGCGCACCGAGAGTCTGGATTCACGCTGCTTCCGTAGGCGAGGCCGGAATAGCCTTTTCCATGGCGGCGGAAATTCGAAAGAAGAAGCAGGGCAGTTTTATCTGCATATCCACCACGACCTCCACAGGACTTGACCGGATTCGGTATCTGCAGAAATCCAATGAAAGAATGGTGGACTGCTCTTTCCTGGCCCCGTTCGATCACCCCTTTATCGCCCGCCGGTTCATAGAGAAGATAAATCCTTCCACATTCATCCTGGTGGAAACTGAAATCTGGCCGGCGCTCATCGCAGCCATCCAGCGCCGGGGTGTTCCGGTAACCATCATAAACGGGAAACTGGGGCCGCGCTCATTCCGGCGCTACAACCTGTTCCGCTTCGCAATTCAAACGCTTTTGAGCAACATTTCCCTGGTTTGTGTACAGTCGCGGTCGTTTGCACGAAGATTTCACTGGCTGGGCGTTCCCCGCGAGAGAATCGAGGTCCTGGGAAACATAAAATTCGACAGCATGCCCGACTCCTCGCAGTTTGACTGCCCGTCGGTCAGGAGGAACCTGGGCCTGCCGGAAAAGGCCGAAGTATTTGTGGCCGGAAGCACGAGACCAGGGGAAGAAGAAATTCTCATCCGCTCTTTCAGAACGGTGCTCGAACACCATCCCGGCGCAGTCATGGTTCTTGTCCCGCGGCATCTGAACCGTGTATCCGATGTCGAAAAGATACTGAGCGGCGCGGGATTGTCTTATGCACGGAGGAGCGCGGGCGAGAAGCTTGACGAAGGAAACCGTCCGGTGCTCCTTCTCGATACCATGGGCGAGCTGCTTTCGGCGTTCGCCTGCGCCGATGCGGCGTTTGTGGGCGGCAGCCTCCGCGATTACGGCGGTCACAATCCCATGGAACCCGCAGCGCTGGGAATCCCTGTTCTGTTCGGGCCTTACATGGAACAGACCGGAGCGAAGGAGCTTCTTTCAGGCGGCGCGGCGATTCTCGTCCACGATGAGACGGAGCTGGCAGAAGCCCTGGATTCCATTCTGAGCGACAGTGAAATGAGCCGCCGTATGGCTGAAGCCGGCCCGAAGGTCATCAGGAAATTCAGAGGGATCCTTGCCCGCACCTATAAGGCCATGGAGAGCAGGGGGGTGTTGTGA
- the lpxK gene encoding tetraacyldisaccharide 4'-kinase, giving the protein MRKSIEDILYNRRHDPATLPLRAALRIVSLFYGAGIRLRNMLFDRKWLKTYGIPCRVISIGNITAGGTGKTPVTIMTARLLVSAGYLVAVVSRGYGRKSQGIHFVSDASGALASPAEAGDEPHLIASSLPGVPVVVGKDRSAAAITAFLRFEPDIILLDDAFQHRRLRRDADIVTLDAENPFGSGRLLPRGILRESPKALSRAQAVIVTRCSDDLQYADTERMVRAYNPGIAVFRSRHVSRSLRKPWSREKLELSIIAGQKAAALSNIGNPASFHRTLESLGAGIVLKRSMSDHHRYQSGTVERIREEALRSGADFLVMTAKDERNLPEDYRPSGRIPEYVLDIEAVLEGDEEKYLGVVLMRR; this is encoded by the coding sequence GTGAGAAAGAGTATCGAAGACATCCTGTATAACCGTCGGCATGACCCGGCCACTCTCCCCCTGCGGGCGGCGTTGAGAATTGTTTCCCTGTTTTATGGAGCGGGAATACGGCTGCGGAACATGCTTTTTGATCGGAAATGGCTGAAAACGTATGGAATTCCCTGCCGGGTGATCAGTATCGGGAATATCACGGCCGGAGGAACAGGCAAGACCCCGGTGACCATCATGACCGCCCGTCTGCTCGTCTCGGCGGGGTACCTGGTAGCGGTGGTCTCACGGGGGTATGGCAGAAAAAGCCAGGGTATACACTTCGTTTCCGATGCATCCGGCGCCCTGGCTTCTCCGGCTGAAGCGGGGGATGAGCCGCACCTGATCGCGTCCTCGCTACCCGGCGTTCCGGTGGTGGTTGGCAAAGACCGGTCTGCGGCGGCCATAACTGCTTTCCTCCGGTTCGAGCCGGACATCATCCTTTTGGATGACGCCTTCCAGCACCGCCGGCTCCGCCGTGATGCGGACATTGTCACCCTCGACGCGGAAAATCCTTTCGGCAGCGGACGCCTTCTCCCACGGGGAATCCTGCGGGAATCTCCAAAGGCGCTCTCACGGGCGCAGGCGGTGATAGTCACCCGGTGCAGCGACGACCTTCAGTACGCAGATACAGAGCGAATGGTGCGCGCATATAATCCGGGCATCGCCGTTTTCCGGAGCAGGCATGTATCCCGCTCCCTCCGGAAGCCCTGGAGCAGGGAAAAACTGGAATTATCCATCATAGCCGGTCAGAAGGCTGCCGCGCTCTCCAATATTGGTAATCCGGCTTCTTTTCACCGGACACTTGAATCACTTGGCGCGGGAATTGTGCTGAAGCGTTCAATGAGTGATCATCATCGGTATCAATCCGGTACTGTGGAGAGAATCCGGGAGGAGGCTCTGCGCTCCGGCGCAGATTTTCTTGTCATGACCGCCAAGGACGAGCGGAACCTTCCAGAAGACTACCGGCCTTCCGGTCGGATACCCGAGTATGTGCTCGACATCGAGGCGGTTCTGGAAGGTGATGAGGAAAAGTATTTAGGGGTGGTCTTGATGCGCCGGTAA
- the nadA gene encoding quinolinate synthase NadA codes for MELEEYKKLSEKELVARIHKAKKEKNALILAHNYQRLEVQHIADYLGDSLGLSRIAAQTDADLVVFCGVDFMAESAKILSPEKKVLLPEISATCPMARMVSPEALEEAKKAHPDAVVVAYVNTTARVKVLTDICCTSANAVEVVKSVGDREILFVPDRNLADYAERATGARITPWDGYCYVHNFFTVDDVLRARLKHPDAVLLVHPEAPPEVVKLADRVLSTTGMADFTAALKSDEEKRRGVIIGTETGLVLQLRENYPDTGIWALNDFAVCGTMKMTTLPKVCWSIETGNYEIILPEDIIEKARRPLERMLEIKKR; via the coding sequence ATGGAACTGGAAGAATATAAAAAACTCTCCGAAAAAGAGCTTGTCGCCCGTATACATAAAGCAAAGAAAGAGAAAAACGCCCTGATTCTCGCCCATAATTACCAGCGGCTCGAAGTACAGCATATCGCCGACTACCTGGGAGATTCGCTGGGGCTTTCACGGATCGCCGCACAAACCGATGCCGATCTTGTGGTCTTCTGCGGGGTGGATTTCATGGCGGAGAGCGCCAAGATTCTTTCCCCGGAAAAGAAGGTTCTCCTGCCGGAGATCAGCGCCACCTGCCCCATGGCGCGCATGGTGTCTCCGGAAGCCCTTGAGGAAGCCAAAAAAGCCCATCCGGACGCCGTGGTGGTGGCCTATGTGAACACCACCGCACGGGTCAAGGTGCTGACCGATATCTGCTGCACTTCCGCAAACGCTGTGGAGGTAGTGAAATCGGTGGGAGACCGGGAGATTCTCTTCGTCCCGGACCGGAATCTGGCCGATTATGCAGAGCGCGCCACCGGAGCGCGAATAACACCCTGGGACGGTTACTGCTATGTCCATAACTTCTTCACCGTGGATGATGTCCTGCGCGCCCGTCTCAAACACCCGGATGCAGTCCTCCTCGTCCATCCTGAAGCGCCGCCCGAAGTAGTAAAACTGGCCGACCGGGTACTTTCCACCACCGGAATGGCCGATTTTACGGCTGCGCTCAAGTCCGACGAGGAAAAGCGCCGGGGGGTGATCATCGGCACCGAGACCGGCCTCGTGCTGCAGCTCCGTGAGAACTATCCGGACACCGGCATCTGGGCGCTCAACGATTTCGCGGTGTGCGGCACCATGAAAATGACTACCCTGCCCAAGGTCTGCTGGTCGATCGAAACGGGGAACTACGAAATAATACTGCCGGAAGACATCATCGAAAAAGCCCGCAGGCCGCTGGAGAGGATGCTTGAGATAAAGAAAAGATAG
- a CDS encoding cupin domain-containing protein, translating into MPIRKIGEFTKNLQKGSVSLSAGPDGKTDSIPEASVSYIELPPGGEVKPHIHNRVEVYIFLTGRAVAMAGDTITEVSTGDVLIAPIGTPHALRVIGAEPLRYYAFNAPPASSCPMISAPEEVLWKWNQGTM; encoded by the coding sequence ATGCCCATCAGAAAAATCGGTGAATTCACCAAGAACCTCCAAAAAGGCTCGGTGTCCCTGTCCGCTGGCCCGGATGGAAAAACCGACAGCATTCCGGAAGCCAGTGTGAGCTATATAGAACTGCCCCCCGGCGGAGAGGTGAAACCGCATATCCACAATCGGGTGGAAGTATATATATTCCTCACCGGAAGGGCTGTCGCCATGGCCGGGGACACCATAACCGAAGTTTCCACAGGAGATGTGCTCATCGCCCCCATCGGGACACCGCACGCCCTTAGGGTAATCGGCGCAGAGCCGCTCCGCTACTATGCTTTCAACGCGCCTCCGGCTTCCTCCTGCCCCATGATCTCCGCGCCGGAGGAAGTATTGTGGAAATGGAACCAGGGTACCATGTAG
- a CDS encoding thiamine biosynthesis protein: protein MNNKKSDQKKVIGMFSGGLDSILAAKIMALEGFEVIALHFYTGFSGLLSREVENGPFWKWEPAPEVVEAAQTVGVTLRPVDVSGNEYLDMLANPRYGYGSAANPCIDCRAFLLARAREIMEKEGAILVFTGEVLGQRPMSQNKPAMELVMKKSGLEGRLLRPLSARLLEPTIPEKDGSVNRENLHSFHGRSRKPQKALAAALGIEKYPQSGGGCLLTDPGFGARALDLYAHLDSGRLTMRDMNSLKAGRHLRLPGGIKVIVGRNERENNYLAELFVSESWIFEARDFPGASVFAPDDMVEGDFLRIAAIAARYGKGNDQEQVAVTVRRGETIQELTVRPALHEEIEPLMIREKL, encoded by the coding sequence TTGAACAATAAAAAGAGTGACCAAAAGAAGGTAATTGGCATGTTTTCCGGCGGCCTGGACTCCATCCTCGCCGCGAAAATTATGGCTCTAGAAGGTTTCGAGGTCATCGCCCTGCATTTCTACACCGGTTTCAGCGGCCTTCTTTCCCGTGAGGTGGAAAACGGCCCTTTCTGGAAATGGGAACCTGCTCCCGAGGTGGTTGAGGCGGCGCAGACGGTCGGCGTGACCCTGAGGCCGGTGGATGTCAGCGGGAACGAATACCTGGACATGCTGGCCAATCCGCGCTACGGTTACGGGAGCGCGGCCAACCCGTGCATAGACTGCCGCGCGTTTCTGCTCGCAAGGGCGCGGGAAATCATGGAAAAAGAGGGCGCCATCCTCGTGTTCACCGGCGAAGTCCTCGGACAGCGCCCCATGTCTCAGAACAAACCGGCGATGGAGCTGGTGATGAAAAAGAGCGGGCTTGAGGGCAGGCTCCTGCGACCCCTTTCCGCCCGGCTCCTGGAACCCACCATCCCGGAAAAAGATGGGAGTGTGAACCGTGAGAATCTTCACAGCTTTCACGGCCGTTCGAGGAAGCCGCAAAAAGCACTGGCAGCCGCTCTCGGCATCGAGAAGTATCCCCAGTCCGGCGGAGGATGCCTACTCACCGATCCCGGGTTCGGGGCAAGGGCGCTGGACCTCTATGCCCACCTCGACAGCGGCAGGCTGACCATGCGCGATATGAATTCCCTCAAGGCGGGCCGTCACCTCCGGCTTCCGGGCGGGATCAAGGTGATCGTTGGCCGAAACGAACGCGAGAACAACTACCTCGCAGAGCTTTTCGTGAGCGAAAGCTGGATATTCGAGGCCCGTGATTTTCCCGGCGCCTCGGTGTTTGCCCCCGACGACATGGTAGAAGGGGATTTTTTACGAATTGCCGCTATCGCCGCCCGCTACGGCAAGGGGAATGATCAGGAACAGGTGGCTGTGACTGTGCGGCGCGGTGAAACCATACAGGAGTTGACGGTGCGCCCAGCCCTGCATGAAGAGATCGAGCCGCTGATGATCAGGGAAAAACTGTAG
- a CDS encoding DUF116 domain-containing protein, whose amino-acid sequence MEQKTQDSSKPDRKLGDEWEDWTGDLDESISYEETASLFILYGSLALLLILACLGLVLYMIEPRLHLINPVFVFAAQTITVLLILVIAGLGTMVIVSAFTGRNLFFHSRLGQVAASRILPLALTIARRLGISRDRLGNSFVIFSNALVKASHKPGAGKTIILIPRCLKAEMRKEVQELGNRAGVGVFIATGGGEARQVIRQERPSAVIGVACERDLISGISDVASTIPAMGICNKRPEGPCKNTLINLDDLKKAIETLTGVKFEQ is encoded by the coding sequence ATGGAGCAGAAAACACAGGATTCGTCTAAACCGGACCGCAAGCTCGGTGATGAATGGGAAGATTGGACCGGCGACCTTGATGAGAGCATCTCCTATGAGGAGACTGCCAGCCTCTTTATTCTGTATGGCAGTCTGGCGCTTCTCTTAATTCTCGCCTGTCTCGGTCTCGTGCTCTATATGATAGAGCCGCGTCTTCATCTGATTAATCCGGTATTCGTGTTTGCGGCGCAGACGATTACTGTGCTCTTAATTCTCGTGATTGCCGGGCTGGGAACGATGGTGATCGTAAGTGCGTTCACCGGCAGGAATCTCTTTTTCCACAGCCGCCTCGGGCAGGTGGCGGCCTCGCGCATACTTCCGCTTGCGCTCACCATCGCCCGCCGCCTGGGAATCTCCCGCGACAGGCTCGGCAATTCCTTTGTCATATTCTCCAACGCTCTGGTCAAAGCCAGCCATAAGCCGGGCGCTGGCAAAACCATCATCCTCATCCCGCGATGTCTCAAAGCTGAGATGCGGAAAGAAGTACAGGAACTGGGGAACCGCGCCGGGGTTGGCGTATTCATCGCTACCGGCGGCGGCGAGGCCCGCCAGGTAATCCGTCAGGAGAGGCCCTCGGCGGTTATCGGTGTGGCCTGCGAGCGCGATCTCATCAGCGGTATCAGCGATGTGGCTTCCACGATTCCTGCCATGGGTATCTGCAACAAACGCCCCGAAGGCCCCTGTAAGAACACTCTCATCAATCTCGACGATCTAAAAAAAGCCATTGAGACCCTGACCGGAGTAAAATTTGAACAATAA
- the tsaB gene encoding tRNA (adenosine(37)-N6)-threonylcarbamoyltransferase complex dimerization subunit type 1 TsaB translates to MLKQVRNDMIILGIETATERLSAALLLEDSAVFERHEDSQSSHCELLAKFIAELAEEAGIGLPEIDGVAVSIGPGSFTGLRIGIATAMGLAFGLGVETCGIHTLTALAWNVRIPGALVCPLIDAKRSEAYAALYRTGEGFPQTIIEPSAIPLTELAALLAGKQEPITITGPGAEKFRSILEKAGGPQLTFIAPESAKPSAAVVANLGLLVFKAGGGASPAELKPVYLRRSDAELAKKKSSIFPE, encoded by the coding sequence ATGCTGAAACAAGTTCGTAATGACATGATCATCCTGGGAATCGAAACCGCTACCGAACGGCTCAGCGCCGCCCTGCTTCTCGAAGACTCCGCCGTTTTCGAGCGGCATGAGGATTCGCAGTCCTCGCACTGCGAGCTCCTGGCTAAATTCATCGCCGAACTGGCCGAGGAAGCCGGTATCGGGCTGCCGGAAATAGACGGCGTCGCCGTCTCCATCGGGCCGGGAAGTTTCACCGGCCTCCGGATCGGCATAGCCACCGCCATGGGACTGGCGTTCGGGCTGGGGGTGGAAACCTGCGGCATCCACACGCTTACCGCCCTGGCCTGGAATGTCAGAATACCTGGCGCGCTGGTCTGTCCGCTTATCGATGCCAAACGGTCCGAGGCGTACGCCGCCCTCTACCGTACCGGTGAGGGGTTTCCCCAAACAATCATTGAGCCGTCGGCCATACCGTTAACCGAACTTGCCGCACTGCTCGCGGGTAAGCAGGAGCCGATAACCATAACCGGTCCGGGCGCCGAGAAATTCCGTTCTATTTTGGAAAAAGCCGGAGGACCACAGTTGACATTCATCGCCCCTGAATCGGCGAAACCATCTGCGGCTGTTGTCGCAAATCTGGGACTCCTCGTATTCAAAGCCGGGGGAGGCGCCAGCCCTGCCGAACTGAAACCGGTGTATCTCCGCAGGTCGGACGCCGAGCTGGCAAAAAAGAAAAGTTCAATTTTTCCGGAATAG
- a CDS encoding radical SAM protein translates to MKYIFGPVPSRRLGISLGIDIIPFKTCTLSCIYCQIGNTPQTTLERKEYTPVSGVLAEISGFLAHHPRPDWITFSGSGEPTLHSGLGRLIRGVKAITNIPTCVITNGTLFFDPAVRRDVLEADAVMPSLDSAREETFRVICQNHPGLHVSEIIRGLADFRREYHGKIWLEIMLVDGMNDTPEDLSALRDAVQLIQPDAIHLNTVVRPPADRAAKSLSPERMEEIRKFFGEKAEVIASFTKEKSAETGKTQEDILEYIKRRPGSAEDLSAALGIEKEEVEKMLEELKARGEVREVEHWGKKWWEWTGERK, encoded by the coding sequence ATGAAATATATTTTCGGGCCGGTTCCTTCCCGTCGGCTGGGTATCTCGCTCGGGATCGATATCATCCCTTTCAAAACCTGCACCCTCTCCTGCATCTACTGCCAGATAGGGAATACTCCCCAAACTACCCTGGAGCGAAAGGAATACACTCCGGTATCCGGAGTCCTCGCTGAAATCAGCGGCTTTCTCGCTCATCACCCGCGGCCAGACTGGATCACCTTCTCCGGCTCAGGGGAACCGACCCTTCATTCCGGACTCGGCAGGCTTATCCGGGGAGTAAAAGCAATAACAAATATCCCAACCTGTGTCATCACAAACGGGACGCTTTTCTTCGACCCCGCAGTGCGCCGTGATGTTCTCGAAGCCGATGCGGTCATGCCTTCCCTTGACAGCGCCCGTGAGGAAACCTTCCGCGTCATCTGCCAGAATCATCCCGGTCTCCATGTTTCCGAGATCATCCGCGGGCTCGCCGATTTCCGCCGTGAATACCACGGCAAAATCTGGCTGGAAATCATGCTGGTCGATGGAATGAACGATACTCCGGAAGATCTCTCCGCGCTTCGCGATGCAGTGCAATTAATTCAGCCCGATGCAATTCACCTTAATACCGTTGTGCGGCCGCCCGCCGACAGGGCTGCGAAATCGCTTTCCCCGGAGCGGATGGAAGAGATACGGAAATTCTTCGGAGAAAAGGCGGAGGTCATCGCGTCGTTCACAAAGGAAAAGAGCGCGGAGACGGGAAAAACGCAGGAAGATATTCTGGAGTATATCAAGCGGCGCCCGGGAAGCGCGGAGGATTTGAGCGCGGCGCTGGGAATAGAGAAGGAAGAAGTGGAAAAGATGCTGGAAGAATTGAAGGCGCGTGGGGAAGTGAGAGAAGTTGAGCATTGGGGGAAGAAGTGGTGGGAGTGGACGGGGGAAAGGAAATGA
- a CDS encoding type II toxin-antitoxin system MqsA family antitoxin: MVCDICGKEGARIRRMSRSYGKGANLLVIENVPIISCPHCGESYLAAETLLEIERIKLHRKSFAETRCISVAEFV, encoded by the coding sequence ATGGTATGTGATATATGCGGAAAAGAAGGCGCACGAATTCGCCGTATGTCCCGCAGTTACGGTAAAGGAGCGAACCTTCTGGTAATCGAGAATGTGCCGATTATCAGTTGCCCTCACTGCGGCGAAAGTTATCTCGCTGCGGAAACCCTTCTTGAGATCGAGCGCATCAAACTTCACAGAAAGAGTTTCGCGGAGACTCGCTGCATATCGGTCGCAGAATTTGTTTAG